The following proteins come from a genomic window of Salvia hispanica cultivar TCC Black 2014 chromosome 4, UniMelb_Shisp_WGS_1.0, whole genome shotgun sequence:
- the LOC125221661 gene encoding SAC3 family protein B isoform X2, producing the protein MAFSGFGKNSGPSAGAPTPFGNFPRQPPPSSPFPVSPSNEPPLRWGDAKASSLKDPASLYRRPPADLQQDPSRHLRPSGPIKTADAQSIRRTSAPFIQSPHDIANTSRIPLSSDQNYMDPYGARLSRPVSHNNVYAGGQRPHIQDIQQHSVSPIWVNNSNLSNRNVSPPATQRLSPVFPTGGTHQPGPMFKTKHADGPDQKRTRSPTFPTATVFSSENARADGQKRSLVDYRDLDAPEAMSLPPLDFESSTPRRESSRPFGGNQKPFPSPFMSADQSKPPMNTTTPLVREDVPGVLTTKGSYQPGRKLQPDHGDVQLPKRTRSPTIPSPNGNFAQNPASGFDIHKRGPGFQRRSPSPTSIQPMNAEHDVNTPVGVPAVKRTKIPRQTSPGLVSQGNLDPEEEIEREMHAKAKRLARFKDELSQPVPSHPIVKNQKDPAKSQQLSLPDKQSFFGDPKTDMMVDSSSGNAFSDHEGASSSTSIVGLCPDMCPESERSERERKGDLDQYERVDGDRNITSEYIAVKKYTRTAEREAELIRPLPILQKTIDYLMNLLDEPYDDRFLGLYNFLWDRMRAIRMDLRMQHIFNLEAITMLEQMIRLHIIVMHELCEHTRGEGFSEGFDAHLNIEQMNKTSVELFQFYDDHRKKGIDVPSEREFRGYYALLKLDKHPGYKVEPAELSLDLAKMTPEMRQTPEVLFARDVARACRTGNFIAFFRLARKASYLQACLMHAHFSKLRTQALASLHSGLQMNQGIPVSHVAKWLWMEEEDVGDLLEYHGFSMRDFEEPYMVKENAFFNVESDFPVKRSKLVERKRSRMIVTDVMFPPQTESYADNEVIKFKLKKDPHPRPALPTVAVSTPQLHDGEMHDIVTSLSPKINMQKPTHKSSSSPFTPDKRTTPHEVQEVSAGLSVVSDFSKSSPKPHASAVESENKFKFEPAFRISFGRSMKPDLEATPAVTLQTAITEVTAEVDTGPVASHVSVVSTPIEEPVFSEDIEDEELTEVVEEDTTDEATTSNYDLEVLEARLRLMLRIWKRRTTNRRKLREHKQFTANAARDLLSLGPPIWQLEVQPGISGTFNIDHVMRERHETQQRSWSVLNPLDVVASKLFEKNPDAKCICWKLVLCSQEETLHQGNPRLPNDLSIAGSWLLSKLMPANSDCSDDLILSSPDLAIWRSWIPSESDDDPTCCFSVIKSTNSDDINKSITGASAILFLLSEGIPLELQKQQLHDIVALLPSGSCVPLIILSGSDNDESDISNIAKVLGLHDIDKSRVIVSCFASLKDVEMQGLGGFFSDKCLREGLEWLACESPPQISVSRVKTREWVLSHLNTTLKVLDGMDIYRVGPNDCISIFNEALDQTLNEVSTAARANPTGWPCPEIDLLDEFSDEFMAAKLYLPSVGWSSASRTETLMSALNDCKLPPLEDDLWWLSKGLGIGGDMENQKLRFENCLVNYLTEASKMMGEAMALNEASMLLQSCTSLELHNTTYYIIPRWLSIFRRIFNWRLMKLNSEELSSTYLLPLPSSSPPSSEVLYRLESEDTTLPPYFPKPSLDELVEVGCCPTGLESNHMAFESFQPLASDSADIPSSSDQVTLTEEEKSPQNDMFTGCDFSAVEQNNDDRSLLTASSKVPKDADKLSELLDKCNIIQNMIEKKLSVYF; encoded by the exons ATGGCATTCAGCGGATTTGGGAAGAATTCAGGTCCAAGTGCAGGGGCGCCAACCCCCTTCGGAAATTTTCCTCGGCAGCCGCCCCCCTCTTCTCCATTTCCAGTTTCGCCGAG CAATGAGCCTCCTTTGAGATGGGGTGATGCGAAGGCATCTTCATTGAAAGATCCTGCTTCCCTATATCGAAGGCCTCCTGCTGATCTTCAGCAGGATCCATCAAGACATTTAAGACCCAGTGGCCCTATAAAGACTGCAGATGCCCAATCTATAAGAAGAACTAGTGCACCTTTTATTCAGTCACCACATGACATTGCAAATACATCCAGGATTCCCCTGAGTAG TGACCAGAATTACATGGATCCTTATGGAGCGCGATTGTCTCGTCCAGTTTCTCATAACAATGTATATGCTGGTGGCCAGCGTCCTCATATTCAAGATATTCAGCA GCACTCTGTCTCTCCCATTTGGGTTAACAACTCGAATTTATCAAACCGTAATGTCAGTCCACCAGCAACACAAAGACTTTCCCCAGTATTTCCAACAGGAGGTACTCATCAACCTGGACCAATGTTTAAGACCAAGCATGCAGATGGTCCTGATCAAAAGCGGACACGGTCCCCAACATTTCCTACTGCCACAGTGTTTTCCTCTGAAAATGCTCGTGCTGATGGTCAGAAAAG ATCTTTAGTTGACTATAGGGACCTTGATGCTCCCGAGGCTATGTCTTTACCGCCATTGGATTTTGAGAGCAGCACCCCCAGAAGGGAATCTTCTCGGCCCTTTGGAGGAAATCAGAA GCCATTTCCCTCTCCCTTTATGTCTGCTGATCAATCAAAACCCCCCATGAACACTACCACTCCACTGGTTCGGGAAGATGTACCTGGAGTCTTGACAACAAAGGGCTCGTATCAACCTGGAAGAAAGCTTCAGCCCGATCATGGGGATGTTCAACTTCCAAAACGAACAAGGTCTCCAACAATTCCATCTCCCAATGGAAATTTTGCACAGAATCCTGCCAGTGGTTTTGACATTCACAAAAG AGGCCCTGGTTTCCAAAGAAGAAGTCCGTCTCCAACATCTATACAACCCATGAATGCTGAACATGATGTAAACACGCCAGTGGGGGTTCCAGCTGTTAAAAGAACCAAGATACCCCGTCAAACTTCACCTGGTCTAGTGTCTCAGGGGAACTTGGATCCTGAAGAGGAGATTGAGCg AGAAATGCATGCAAAAGCAAAGCGTTTGGCTCGCTTCAAGGATGAATTAAGCCAACCAGTGCCAAGCCATCCAATTGTCAAAAACCAAAAGGATCCAGCCAAGAGTCAGCAGCTGTCTTTACCGGATAAGCAAAGTTTCTTTGGGGATCCAAAAACGGATATGATGGTGGATTCTTCCAGTGGGAATGCCTTCTCAGACCATGAAGGCGCATCATCGTCCACTAGTATAGTTGGATTATGTCCAGATATGTGTCCAG AGTCTGAAAGATCTGAGCGTGAAAGAAAAGGAGATCTTGATCAATATGAACGCGTGGATGGGGATAGGAACATAACCAGTGAATATATTGCTGTAAAAAAG TATACTAGGACTGCAGAGAGGGAAGCAGAGCTTATTCGTCCATTGCCAATCTTGCAAAAGACAATAGACTATCTTATGAATTTACTGGATGAACCATACGATGATAGATTTCTTGGcttatataatttcttatgGGATAGAATGCGGGCCATTCGTATGGATTTGAGGATGCAGCACATTTTCAATCTAGAGGCTATCACCATGCTTGAGCAAATG ATAAGACTTCACATAATAGTCATGCATGAGTTATGCGAACATACTAGAGGAGAGGGGTTCTCTGAGGGATTTGACGCACATCTTAATATTGAGCAGATGAACAAAACTTCTGTAGAGTTGTTTCAGTTTTACGATGATCAcagaaaaaaaggaatagaTGTGCCATCTGAAAGAGAATTTAGAGGCTATTATGCACTCCTTAAGCTTGACAAGCATCCTGGGTATAAA GTTGAACCTGCAGAGCTGTCACTTGATCTGGCTAAGATGACCCCAGAGATGCGGCAAACTCCAGAAGTGTTATTTGCTCGTGATGTGGCCAG AGCCTGCAGAACAGGAAATTTTATTGCCTTCTTTAGGCTTGCCCGCAAAGCTAGTTATCTGCAAGCTTGCTTAATGCATGCACATTTTTCAAAG TTACGTACCCAGGCTCTTGCTTCTTTGCACTCTGGTCTGCAAATGAACCAGGGAATTCCCGTTTCTCATGTTGCAAAATGGCTTTGGATGGAG GAAGAGGATGTGGGAGACCTTCTGGAGTACCATGGCTTTTCAATGAGGGATTTTGAAGAACCGTACATGGTAAAGGAAAATGCATTTTTCAATGTCGAGAGTGACTTTCCTGTTAAGAGATCTAAGCTTGTGGAGAGAAAGAGGTCAAGGATGATTGTCACTGATGTCATGTTTCCTCCACAAACCGAATCATATGCTGATAACgaagtaataaaattcaaGCTAAAGAAGGATCCTCACCCAAGGCCAGCTTTACCTACTGTAGCTGTCAGCACTCCTCAGCTCCATGATGGGGAAATGCACGACATAGTTACCAGTTTATCTCcaaaaattaatatgcaaAAGCCAACGCATAAATCTTCTAGTTCCCCGTTTACACCAGATAAAAGAACCACTCCACATGAGGTTCAGGAGGTTTCAGCTGGTCTATCGGTAGTATCAGATTTCTCCAAAAGTTCCCCTAAACCTCATGCCAGTGCTGTTGAATCTGAAAACAAATTCAAGTTTGAACCTGCTTTTAGGATATCATTTGGTAGATCAATGAAACCTGACTTGGAAGCAACACCGGCAGTCACCCTGCAGACTGCAATCACTGAAGTGACTGCTGAGGTAGACACAGGTCCTGTTGCATCTCATGTTTCTGTTGTTTCTACTCCAATAGAAGAGCCTGTTTTCTCTGAAGACATAGAAGATGAAGAACTAACAGAAGTTGTGGAAGAAGATACAACTGATGAAGCAACGACTAGTAATTATGATTTAGAAGTCCTGGAAGCCAGACTTAGGTTGATGTTGAG GATATGGAAGCGTCGTACCACAAATAGAAGGAAATTGCGCGAGCACAAACAGTTCACAGCAAATGCTGCAAGGGATTTGCTTTCGTTGGGCCCACCAATTTGGCAGCTTGAAGTT CAACCAGGCATCTCTGGGACGTTCAACATTGATCATGTCATGCGTGAGAGACATGAAACTCAACAAAGGTCGTGGTCGGTGCTGAATCCTTTAGATGTGGTTGCTTctaaactttttgaaaaaaatccaGATGCCAAATGCATCTGCTGGAAGTTGGTTCTATGTTCACAGGAAGAGACTCTGCATCAAGGAAATCCTAGGCTTCCCAATGACCTCTCAATTGCTGGTTCATGGTTGCTTTCCAAGCTCATGCCTGCCAACAGTGATTGTTCGGATGATCTGATTTTGTCATCTCCTGACCTTGCGATTTGGAGAAGTTGGATCCCTAGCGAATCTGATGATGACCCGACCTGCTGTTTTTCAGTTATCAAGAGCACAAACTCTGATGATATAAATAAGTCGATAACAGGAGCAAGTGCGATTCTCTTCCTTTTATCTGAAGGGATTCCTCTAGAACTCCAGAAGCAGCAGCTTCATGACATTGTTGCTCTCTTACCTTCTGGTTCTTGCGTGCCCCTTATTATACTCAGTGGCTCCGACAATGATGAATCTGACATCTCTAACATAGCTAAAGTTTTGGGGCTCCACGACATTGACAAGTCAAGGGTGATTGTTTCTTGCTTTGCTTCTCTTAAAGATGTCGAAATGCAAGGGTTGGGTGGTTTTTTCAGTGACAAATGTCTAAGAGAAGGACTAGAATGGCTGGCTTGTGAATCTCCACCACAGATCAGTGTTAGCAGAGTAAAAACTCGTGAATGGGTTCTCTCCCACTTGAACACTACTCTTAAAGTTCTTGATGGTATGGACATCTACAGAGTAGGACCTAATGACTGCATTTCAATCTTCAATGAAGCTTTGGATCAAACCTTGAATGAAGTGTCTACGGCAGCCCGAGCAAATCCAACTGGCTGGCCTTGTCCTGAAATTGACCTGCTTGATGAGTTCAGTGATGAGTTCATGGCTGCAAAACTGTACTTACCAAGCGTAGGATGGAGCTCAGCTTCAAGAACTGAAACGCTGATGTCTGCATTGAATGACTGCAAGCTCCCTCCATTGGAGGATGACCTGTGGTGGTTATCTAAAGGTCTTGGTATCGGAGGTGATATGGAAAACCAGAAATTGCGGTTCGAAAATTGTTTGGTAAACTATTTAACAGAGGCTAGTAAGATGATGGGAGAAGCCATGGCCCTAAACGAGGCATCTATGTTGCTTCAAAGTTGCACCTCACTTGAGCTTCACAATACTACCTATTACATCATTCCAAGGTGGCTTTCAATTTTTCGAAGGATATTCAACTGGCGGCTGATGAAACTAAATAGCGAAGAACTGTCTTCAACGTATCTCCTGCCACTGCCTAGCTCGTCTCCTCCAAGTTCAGAAGTCCTCTATAGATTGGAATCAGAAGATACTACTCTACCTCCTTACTTTCCCAAGCCATCTCTTGATGAACTGGTTGAAGTTGGCTGTTGCCCTACAGGACTCGAGTCGAATCATATGGCTTTCGAGAGCTTTCAACCATTGGCTTCTGATTCTGCTGATATTCCATCTTCAAGTGACCAGGTAACATTAACTGAAGAAGAGAAGAGCCCACAGAATGACATGTTTACGGGTTGTGATTTCTCAGCAGTCGAACAAAACAACGATGATAGATCACTGCTGACCGCCTCTTCTAAAGTTCCTAAAGATGCTGATAAACTTAGTGAATTATTGGATAAATGTAATATCATCCAAAACATGATTGAAAAGAAGTTGTCTGTCTATTTTTGA
- the LOC125221661 gene encoding SAC3 family protein B isoform X1, which produces MAFSGFGKNSGPSAGAPTPFGNFPRQPPPSSPFPVSPRSNEPPLRWGDAKASSLKDPASLYRRPPADLQQDPSRHLRPSGPIKTADAQSIRRTSAPFIQSPHDIANTSRIPLSSDQNYMDPYGARLSRPVSHNNVYAGGQRPHIQDIQQHSVSPIWVNNSNLSNRNVSPPATQRLSPVFPTGGTHQPGPMFKTKHADGPDQKRTRSPTFPTATVFSSENARADGQKRSLVDYRDLDAPEAMSLPPLDFESSTPRRESSRPFGGNQKPFPSPFMSADQSKPPMNTTTPLVREDVPGVLTTKGSYQPGRKLQPDHGDVQLPKRTRSPTIPSPNGNFAQNPASGFDIHKRGPGFQRRSPSPTSIQPMNAEHDVNTPVGVPAVKRTKIPRQTSPGLVSQGNLDPEEEIEREMHAKAKRLARFKDELSQPVPSHPIVKNQKDPAKSQQLSLPDKQSFFGDPKTDMMVDSSSGNAFSDHEGASSSTSIVGLCPDMCPESERSERERKGDLDQYERVDGDRNITSEYIAVKKYTRTAEREAELIRPLPILQKTIDYLMNLLDEPYDDRFLGLYNFLWDRMRAIRMDLRMQHIFNLEAITMLEQMIRLHIIVMHELCEHTRGEGFSEGFDAHLNIEQMNKTSVELFQFYDDHRKKGIDVPSEREFRGYYALLKLDKHPGYKVEPAELSLDLAKMTPEMRQTPEVLFARDVARACRTGNFIAFFRLARKASYLQACLMHAHFSKLRTQALASLHSGLQMNQGIPVSHVAKWLWMEEEDVGDLLEYHGFSMRDFEEPYMVKENAFFNVESDFPVKRSKLVERKRSRMIVTDVMFPPQTESYADNEVIKFKLKKDPHPRPALPTVAVSTPQLHDGEMHDIVTSLSPKINMQKPTHKSSSSPFTPDKRTTPHEVQEVSAGLSVVSDFSKSSPKPHASAVESENKFKFEPAFRISFGRSMKPDLEATPAVTLQTAITEVTAEVDTGPVASHVSVVSTPIEEPVFSEDIEDEELTEVVEEDTTDEATTSNYDLEVLEARLRLMLRIWKRRTTNRRKLREHKQFTANAARDLLSLGPPIWQLEVQPGISGTFNIDHVMRERHETQQRSWSVLNPLDVVASKLFEKNPDAKCICWKLVLCSQEETLHQGNPRLPNDLSIAGSWLLSKLMPANSDCSDDLILSSPDLAIWRSWIPSESDDDPTCCFSVIKSTNSDDINKSITGASAILFLLSEGIPLELQKQQLHDIVALLPSGSCVPLIILSGSDNDESDISNIAKVLGLHDIDKSRVIVSCFASLKDVEMQGLGGFFSDKCLREGLEWLACESPPQISVSRVKTREWVLSHLNTTLKVLDGMDIYRVGPNDCISIFNEALDQTLNEVSTAARANPTGWPCPEIDLLDEFSDEFMAAKLYLPSVGWSSASRTETLMSALNDCKLPPLEDDLWWLSKGLGIGGDMENQKLRFENCLVNYLTEASKMMGEAMALNEASMLLQSCTSLELHNTTYYIIPRWLSIFRRIFNWRLMKLNSEELSSTYLLPLPSSSPPSSEVLYRLESEDTTLPPYFPKPSLDELVEVGCCPTGLESNHMAFESFQPLASDSADIPSSSDQVTLTEEEKSPQNDMFTGCDFSAVEQNNDDRSLLTASSKVPKDADKLSELLDKCNIIQNMIEKKLSVYF; this is translated from the exons ATGGCATTCAGCGGATTTGGGAAGAATTCAGGTCCAAGTGCAGGGGCGCCAACCCCCTTCGGAAATTTTCCTCGGCAGCCGCCCCCCTCTTCTCCATTTCCAGTTTCGCCGAG AAGCAATGAGCCTCCTTTGAGATGGGGTGATGCGAAGGCATCTTCATTGAAAGATCCTGCTTCCCTATATCGAAGGCCTCCTGCTGATCTTCAGCAGGATCCATCAAGACATTTAAGACCCAGTGGCCCTATAAAGACTGCAGATGCCCAATCTATAAGAAGAACTAGTGCACCTTTTATTCAGTCACCACATGACATTGCAAATACATCCAGGATTCCCCTGAGTAG TGACCAGAATTACATGGATCCTTATGGAGCGCGATTGTCTCGTCCAGTTTCTCATAACAATGTATATGCTGGTGGCCAGCGTCCTCATATTCAAGATATTCAGCA GCACTCTGTCTCTCCCATTTGGGTTAACAACTCGAATTTATCAAACCGTAATGTCAGTCCACCAGCAACACAAAGACTTTCCCCAGTATTTCCAACAGGAGGTACTCATCAACCTGGACCAATGTTTAAGACCAAGCATGCAGATGGTCCTGATCAAAAGCGGACACGGTCCCCAACATTTCCTACTGCCACAGTGTTTTCCTCTGAAAATGCTCGTGCTGATGGTCAGAAAAG ATCTTTAGTTGACTATAGGGACCTTGATGCTCCCGAGGCTATGTCTTTACCGCCATTGGATTTTGAGAGCAGCACCCCCAGAAGGGAATCTTCTCGGCCCTTTGGAGGAAATCAGAA GCCATTTCCCTCTCCCTTTATGTCTGCTGATCAATCAAAACCCCCCATGAACACTACCACTCCACTGGTTCGGGAAGATGTACCTGGAGTCTTGACAACAAAGGGCTCGTATCAACCTGGAAGAAAGCTTCAGCCCGATCATGGGGATGTTCAACTTCCAAAACGAACAAGGTCTCCAACAATTCCATCTCCCAATGGAAATTTTGCACAGAATCCTGCCAGTGGTTTTGACATTCACAAAAG AGGCCCTGGTTTCCAAAGAAGAAGTCCGTCTCCAACATCTATACAACCCATGAATGCTGAACATGATGTAAACACGCCAGTGGGGGTTCCAGCTGTTAAAAGAACCAAGATACCCCGTCAAACTTCACCTGGTCTAGTGTCTCAGGGGAACTTGGATCCTGAAGAGGAGATTGAGCg AGAAATGCATGCAAAAGCAAAGCGTTTGGCTCGCTTCAAGGATGAATTAAGCCAACCAGTGCCAAGCCATCCAATTGTCAAAAACCAAAAGGATCCAGCCAAGAGTCAGCAGCTGTCTTTACCGGATAAGCAAAGTTTCTTTGGGGATCCAAAAACGGATATGATGGTGGATTCTTCCAGTGGGAATGCCTTCTCAGACCATGAAGGCGCATCATCGTCCACTAGTATAGTTGGATTATGTCCAGATATGTGTCCAG AGTCTGAAAGATCTGAGCGTGAAAGAAAAGGAGATCTTGATCAATATGAACGCGTGGATGGGGATAGGAACATAACCAGTGAATATATTGCTGTAAAAAAG TATACTAGGACTGCAGAGAGGGAAGCAGAGCTTATTCGTCCATTGCCAATCTTGCAAAAGACAATAGACTATCTTATGAATTTACTGGATGAACCATACGATGATAGATTTCTTGGcttatataatttcttatgGGATAGAATGCGGGCCATTCGTATGGATTTGAGGATGCAGCACATTTTCAATCTAGAGGCTATCACCATGCTTGAGCAAATG ATAAGACTTCACATAATAGTCATGCATGAGTTATGCGAACATACTAGAGGAGAGGGGTTCTCTGAGGGATTTGACGCACATCTTAATATTGAGCAGATGAACAAAACTTCTGTAGAGTTGTTTCAGTTTTACGATGATCAcagaaaaaaaggaatagaTGTGCCATCTGAAAGAGAATTTAGAGGCTATTATGCACTCCTTAAGCTTGACAAGCATCCTGGGTATAAA GTTGAACCTGCAGAGCTGTCACTTGATCTGGCTAAGATGACCCCAGAGATGCGGCAAACTCCAGAAGTGTTATTTGCTCGTGATGTGGCCAG AGCCTGCAGAACAGGAAATTTTATTGCCTTCTTTAGGCTTGCCCGCAAAGCTAGTTATCTGCAAGCTTGCTTAATGCATGCACATTTTTCAAAG TTACGTACCCAGGCTCTTGCTTCTTTGCACTCTGGTCTGCAAATGAACCAGGGAATTCCCGTTTCTCATGTTGCAAAATGGCTTTGGATGGAG GAAGAGGATGTGGGAGACCTTCTGGAGTACCATGGCTTTTCAATGAGGGATTTTGAAGAACCGTACATGGTAAAGGAAAATGCATTTTTCAATGTCGAGAGTGACTTTCCTGTTAAGAGATCTAAGCTTGTGGAGAGAAAGAGGTCAAGGATGATTGTCACTGATGTCATGTTTCCTCCACAAACCGAATCATATGCTGATAACgaagtaataaaattcaaGCTAAAGAAGGATCCTCACCCAAGGCCAGCTTTACCTACTGTAGCTGTCAGCACTCCTCAGCTCCATGATGGGGAAATGCACGACATAGTTACCAGTTTATCTCcaaaaattaatatgcaaAAGCCAACGCATAAATCTTCTAGTTCCCCGTTTACACCAGATAAAAGAACCACTCCACATGAGGTTCAGGAGGTTTCAGCTGGTCTATCGGTAGTATCAGATTTCTCCAAAAGTTCCCCTAAACCTCATGCCAGTGCTGTTGAATCTGAAAACAAATTCAAGTTTGAACCTGCTTTTAGGATATCATTTGGTAGATCAATGAAACCTGACTTGGAAGCAACACCGGCAGTCACCCTGCAGACTGCAATCACTGAAGTGACTGCTGAGGTAGACACAGGTCCTGTTGCATCTCATGTTTCTGTTGTTTCTACTCCAATAGAAGAGCCTGTTTTCTCTGAAGACATAGAAGATGAAGAACTAACAGAAGTTGTGGAAGAAGATACAACTGATGAAGCAACGACTAGTAATTATGATTTAGAAGTCCTGGAAGCCAGACTTAGGTTGATGTTGAG GATATGGAAGCGTCGTACCACAAATAGAAGGAAATTGCGCGAGCACAAACAGTTCACAGCAAATGCTGCAAGGGATTTGCTTTCGTTGGGCCCACCAATTTGGCAGCTTGAAGTT CAACCAGGCATCTCTGGGACGTTCAACATTGATCATGTCATGCGTGAGAGACATGAAACTCAACAAAGGTCGTGGTCGGTGCTGAATCCTTTAGATGTGGTTGCTTctaaactttttgaaaaaaatccaGATGCCAAATGCATCTGCTGGAAGTTGGTTCTATGTTCACAGGAAGAGACTCTGCATCAAGGAAATCCTAGGCTTCCCAATGACCTCTCAATTGCTGGTTCATGGTTGCTTTCCAAGCTCATGCCTGCCAACAGTGATTGTTCGGATGATCTGATTTTGTCATCTCCTGACCTTGCGATTTGGAGAAGTTGGATCCCTAGCGAATCTGATGATGACCCGACCTGCTGTTTTTCAGTTATCAAGAGCACAAACTCTGATGATATAAATAAGTCGATAACAGGAGCAAGTGCGATTCTCTTCCTTTTATCTGAAGGGATTCCTCTAGAACTCCAGAAGCAGCAGCTTCATGACATTGTTGCTCTCTTACCTTCTGGTTCTTGCGTGCCCCTTATTATACTCAGTGGCTCCGACAATGATGAATCTGACATCTCTAACATAGCTAAAGTTTTGGGGCTCCACGACATTGACAAGTCAAGGGTGATTGTTTCTTGCTTTGCTTCTCTTAAAGATGTCGAAATGCAAGGGTTGGGTGGTTTTTTCAGTGACAAATGTCTAAGAGAAGGACTAGAATGGCTGGCTTGTGAATCTCCACCACAGATCAGTGTTAGCAGAGTAAAAACTCGTGAATGGGTTCTCTCCCACTTGAACACTACTCTTAAAGTTCTTGATGGTATGGACATCTACAGAGTAGGACCTAATGACTGCATTTCAATCTTCAATGAAGCTTTGGATCAAACCTTGAATGAAGTGTCTACGGCAGCCCGAGCAAATCCAACTGGCTGGCCTTGTCCTGAAATTGACCTGCTTGATGAGTTCAGTGATGAGTTCATGGCTGCAAAACTGTACTTACCAAGCGTAGGATGGAGCTCAGCTTCAAGAACTGAAACGCTGATGTCTGCATTGAATGACTGCAAGCTCCCTCCATTGGAGGATGACCTGTGGTGGTTATCTAAAGGTCTTGGTATCGGAGGTGATATGGAAAACCAGAAATTGCGGTTCGAAAATTGTTTGGTAAACTATTTAACAGAGGCTAGTAAGATGATGGGAGAAGCCATGGCCCTAAACGAGGCATCTATGTTGCTTCAAAGTTGCACCTCACTTGAGCTTCACAATACTACCTATTACATCATTCCAAGGTGGCTTTCAATTTTTCGAAGGATATTCAACTGGCGGCTGATGAAACTAAATAGCGAAGAACTGTCTTCAACGTATCTCCTGCCACTGCCTAGCTCGTCTCCTCCAAGTTCAGAAGTCCTCTATAGATTGGAATCAGAAGATACTACTCTACCTCCTTACTTTCCCAAGCCATCTCTTGATGAACTGGTTGAAGTTGGCTGTTGCCCTACAGGACTCGAGTCGAATCATATGGCTTTCGAGAGCTTTCAACCATTGGCTTCTGATTCTGCTGATATTCCATCTTCAAGTGACCAGGTAACATTAACTGAAGAAGAGAAGAGCCCACAGAATGACATGTTTACGGGTTGTGATTTCTCAGCAGTCGAACAAAACAACGATGATAGATCACTGCTGACCGCCTCTTCTAAAGTTCCTAAAGATGCTGATAAACTTAGTGAATTATTGGATAAATGTAATATCATCCAAAACATGATTGAAAAGAAGTTGTCTGTCTATTTTTGA